In Anopheles gambiae chromosome 2, idAnoGambNW_F1_1, whole genome shotgun sequence, a single window of DNA contains:
- the LOC1273465 gene encoding zinc finger protein 611 isoform X3, whose protein sequence is MDIDTLYLQLLLLLKQGKYSPRTPPPLARTRPYLLNRVRFKGISKGMMPNFYDGSRPTMVPTGSNLPVLLGNTVNQGDPNSKKLAHFDLEATLQTIDNEVLDGEEGSCPICNKTFSRKTSLLNHIRNHSAEKKYVCEFCQKGFTQQANLRNHVRIHTNERPYVCVDCGKAFTQITNLNNHRRLHTGERPYVCIESNCGRSFAQVTNLNNHMKTHHKTTLSTRGFFCPQCPDKSFKQQSHLQQHMKIHGTNFGYSCTKCEEKFIQESHLLLHMKQHGDYACTMCSMTFNDEVLLKKHVQRHVDGRYLTCPVISCSEGFTMKNHLTKHMQMHHPAVDLKKLGALPDGNKAPKHFCHYHNCNDSFDTADGLSNHLRMAHGLPIALPLSLPVDDKKLIQHGLHGLNGGIETPPPPSVPPHLLHSQLHPAASVMNASFQSYQNQINQANQQLANGNGNGDGKLKVLSVSDLLNISEQLNQQQQQVQSHQQQQQQQQQQQQQHLHQQQQQQQQQQLHLQQRPDMAMKVDIDQNLDDKMSNFNRIKTELQANMLAQTQNLFGISNTLNNTFNVQPKLICTYCYNVFKTPQTLSRHIEKFHS, encoded by the exons TACTCACCGCGAACGCCGCCCCCGTTGGCCCGAACACGGCCGTATTTATTGAATCGTGTACGTTTTAAAGGAATCTCCAAAGGGATGATGCCCAACTTCTACGATGGCTCCCGTCCCACGATGGTACCCACCGGCTCCAAcctgccggtgctgctggGCAATACC GTCAATCAAGGGGATCCAAACTCGAAGAAGCTG GCACACTTCGATCTCGAGGCAACTCTGCAGACCATCGAT AACGAAGTGCTCGATGGTGAGGAAGGAAGCTGCCCAATCTGCAACAAGACTTTCAGCCGGAAAACCTCCCTGCTCAATCACATCCGGAATCACTCGGCGGAGAAGAAATATGTGTGCGAGTTTTGCCAAAAAG GTTTCACCCAGCAAGCTAATCTGCGCAACCACGTTCGCATTCACACCAACGAACGACCATACGTGTGCGTCGACTGTGGAAAAGCCTTTACTCAG ATTACCAATCTGAACAATCATCGACGATTGCATACGGGCGAAAGACCGTACGTTTGTATAGAATCAAACTGTGGCCGCTCATTTGCTCAG GTCACAAACTTAAACAACCATATGAAAACGCACCACAAAACCACCCT TTCGACTAGAGGGTTTTTCTGTCCGCAGTGCCCCGATAAGTCGTTCAAGCAGCAGTCgcatctgcagcagcacatGAAAATTCACGGGACCAATTTCGGCTACTCGTGCACCAAGTGTGAGGAAAAGTTTATACAAGAGTCgcacctgctgctgcacatGAAGCAGCACGGCGATTACGCCTGCACCATGTGCTCGATGACATTTAACGACGAGGTGCTGTTGAAGAAGCACGTGCAGAGGCACGTCGACGGGAG ATACCTAACCTGCCCGGTGATTAGCTGCAGCGAAGGTTTCACCATGAAGAACCACCTCACGAAGCACATGCAGATGCACCATCCCGCCGTCGATCTCAAGAAGCTGGGCGCTCTGCCCGACGGAAACAAGGCGCCGAAGCACTTCTGCCACTATCACAACTGCAACGATTCGTTCGACACGGCGGACGGGTTGAGCAACCATTTGCGGATGGCGCACGGGTTACCGATCGCCCTCCCACTGTCACTGCCGGTGGACGACAAGAAGCTGATCCAGCACGGGCTGCACGGACTGAACGGGGGGATCGaaacgccaccgccaccgtcggTGCCACCGCATCTGCTGCACTCGCAGCTGCATCCGGCCGCCTCGGTGATGAATGCCAGCTTCCAGTCATATCAGAACCAGATCAACCAGGCCAACCAGCAGCTGGCGaacggcaacggcaacggGGACGGCAAGCTAAAGGTTTTATCC GTATCCGATTTGCTCAATATAAGCGAGCAGCtgaaccaacagcaacaacaagtGCAAtcacatcagcagcagcagcagcagcaacaacaacagcaacaacaacatctacatcaacagcagcagcaacaacagcagcagcaactacaCTTACAGCAACGACCAGACATGGCCATGAAAGTCGACATCGATCAAAACCTTGAC GACAAGATGAGCAATTTCAATAGAATTAAGACGGAGCTGCAGGCCAACATGCTGGCCCAGACGCAAAACCTGTTCGGCATCTCGAACACGCTGAACAACACCTTCAACGTGCAGCCGAAGCTGATCTGCACCTACTGCTATAACGTCTTCAAGACGCCCCAAACCTTGTCCCGGCACATTGAGAAGTTCCACAGCTAA